A portion of the Meleagris gallopavo isolate NT-WF06-2002-E0010 breed Aviagen turkey brand Nicholas breeding stock chromosome 16, Turkey_5.1, whole genome shotgun sequence genome contains these proteins:
- the GDE1 gene encoding glycerophosphodiester phosphodiesterase 1 isoform X1 — protein sequence MHDETVERTTDGSGRLCDLTFDEIRKLNPSAKHRLWSKFQNEKVPTLREAVVESLQHNLTIYFDVKGHANQAVDALKQLYLEFPRLYNSSIVCSFMPDVVYKMRQADRNVVTALTYRPWQLSHFGDGTPRFSSFWKHYFYMMLDVILDWSLHSFLWRLCGVSAFLIQKNFISQDYVRHWSSKGIQVVAWTVNTFAEKMYYETILESSYITDSLVEDCDPHY from the exons ATGCATGATGAAACAGTAGAAAGGACAACTGATGGGTCTGGAAGATTGTGTGACCTGACTTTTGATGAAATTAGGAAGCTTAATCCATCTGCAAAACACAGGCTGTG GAGCAAATTCCAGAATGAAAAGGTACCAACTCTGAGAGAAGCTGTAGTGGAGTCTTTGCAGCACAATCTTACAATCTACTTTGATGTCAAAGGCCATGCAAATCAG GCAGTTGATGCCCTAAAACAACTCTACCTGGAATTTCCTCGTTTGTATAACAGCAGCATAGTCTGTTCTTTCATGCCAGATGTTGTTTATAAG ATGAGACAAGCTGACAGAAACGTGGTAACAGCTCTAACATACAGACCTTGGCAGCTGAGTCACTTCGGAGATGGGACACCTCGCTTCAGTTCCTTCTGGAAACATTATTTCTATATGATGTTGGATGTCATTCTAGATTGGAGCCTACACAGCTTCTTGTGGCGATTATGTGGGGTTTCAGCTTTTCTCATCcagaaaaattttatttctca AGATTATGTGAGGCACTGGTCCTCAAAAGGAATTCAAGTGGTTGCCTGGACAGTGAACAcatttgcagaaaaaatgtACTACGAAACCATCCTTGAATCCAGCTACATCACAGACAGCTTGGTGGAAGACTGTGATCCTCATTACTAG
- the GDE1 gene encoding glycerophosphodiester phosphodiesterase 1 isoform X2 translates to MHDETVERTTDGSGRLCDLTFDEIRKLNPSAKHRLWSKFQNEKVPTLREAVVESLQHNLTIYFDVKGHANQMRQADRNVVTALTYRPWQLSHFGDGTPRFSSFWKHYFYMMLDVILDWSLHSFLWRLCGVSAFLIQKNFISQDYVRHWSSKGIQVVAWTVNTFAEKMYYETILESSYITDSLVEDCDPHY, encoded by the exons ATGCATGATGAAACAGTAGAAAGGACAACTGATGGGTCTGGAAGATTGTGTGACCTGACTTTTGATGAAATTAGGAAGCTTAATCCATCTGCAAAACACAGGCTGTG GAGCAAATTCCAGAATGAAAAGGTACCAACTCTGAGAGAAGCTGTAGTGGAGTCTTTGCAGCACAATCTTACAATCTACTTTGATGTCAAAGGCCATGCAAATCAG ATGAGACAAGCTGACAGAAACGTGGTAACAGCTCTAACATACAGACCTTGGCAGCTGAGTCACTTCGGAGATGGGACACCTCGCTTCAGTTCCTTCTGGAAACATTATTTCTATATGATGTTGGATGTCATTCTAGATTGGAGCCTACACAGCTTCTTGTGGCGATTATGTGGGGTTTCAGCTTTTCTCATCcagaaaaattttatttctca AGATTATGTGAGGCACTGGTCCTCAAAAGGAATTCAAGTGGTTGCCTGGACAGTGAACAcatttgcagaaaaaatgtACTACGAAACCATCCTTGAATCCAGCTACATCACAGACAGCTTGGTGGAAGACTGTGATCCTCATTACTAG
- the TMC5 gene encoding transmembrane channel-like protein 5 isoform X2: protein MSYHYNKAFENPDYHFSESLEVDRSRNSEGNQFSHQNPYDSLSYTYQGEHRGRRQNYPPAIPMASLRHNSEYSESLPMASLRHNSEYSESLPRVEVLSRSPYGRSQDNLSFEPEPELAYSPRSAFSPLDDPYNHRFSSESEDSFVRRRNRRPSDIRTFSTLSQATPECSEEEKLVGNLASMSKRERIKAIQKMPETMKRKRDIRNKVLTEITKKSGGCGTQCGCCTHCLRSAKVSFRRFRNTLSEYFHRLNFWHKTLKIIGGEFGTSVLSYFIFLKWLLNFNIFSFLINFGFITIPQFVTAEPNNLSFTGLELLTGAGYFQQTVLYYGFYTNATISQKKNGASYNMQLAYIFTVGIYFVICLLILVFSMAKSFCRNFINPQMYSGNASKLLCTWDFNITNEKTVKLQQKNFSTQIKEDLAEENKETLNFSVTERIVRILIHLGSWAASLGTAVAACAGIYFLSVNNLKLFMKGYKNELESQAAMLVLPIITSLLNVFIPFFYSWLGNLEKFQNPKSKIYVAIARTIILKISIIGILCYYWLNVVAVSESQCWETLIGQDIYRLVVVDFIFCLLGSFFGEFLRRIIGTTVCVSLGVPEFDIGRSVLDLIYAQTLTWIGILFSPLLPGIQMISFSIVFYVKKGSWA, encoded by the exons ATGTCTTACCATTACAACAAAGCCTTTGAAAATCCAGACTACCACTTCTCAGAGTCACTGGAAGTTGATAGGAG CAGGAATTCCGAAGGGAATCAGTTCTCTCACCAAAACCCTTACGATTCTTTGTCGTATACTTACCAAGGAGAGCACAGAGGAAGAAGACAGAATTATCCTCCAGCCATACCAATGGCTTCTCTGAGACACAATTCTGAATACAGTGAAAGTTTACCAATGGCTTCTCTGAGACACAACTCTGAATACAGTGAAAGTTTACCAAGAGTTGAAGTCCTGAGCAGAAGTCCATATGGAAGATCCCAAG ATAATCTTTCCTTTGAGCCTGAGCCAGAATTGGCATATAGCCCACGTTCTGCCTTCAGTCCGCTGGATGACCCCTATAATCACAGATTTTCCAGTGAATCAGAAG ACAGCTTTGTTCGGAGACGCAACAGAAGGCCATCTGACATCAGGACATTTTCAACCCTGTCTCAAGCAACTCCGGAGTGCAGTGAAG aagaaaaattagtTGGAAATCTTGCAAGCATGTCCAAGCGTGAAAGGATTAAAGCAATCCAGAAGATGCCAGAAAccatgaaaagaaagagagatatcag GAATAAAGTTCTCACAGAAATCACAAAGAAATCAGGGGGCTGTGGTACTCAGTGTGGCTGCTGTACGCACTGTCTGCGCAGTGCAAAAGTG TCATTTCGGCGATTTAGAAATACCTTGTCAGAATATTTTCACCGACTGAATTTCTGGCACAAGACTCTGAAGATCATTGGTGGAGAGTTTGGAACAAGtgttctttcttattttattttcttgaaatggTTGCTGAATTTCAACATCTTCTCATTCCTCATAAACTTTGGTTTCATCACAATCCCTCAGTTTGTTACAGCAGAACCAAATAATCTTTCATTCACGGGTCTGGAGCTGCTCACTGGAGCT GGTTATTTTCAACAAACGGTACTCTACTATGGCTTTTACACCAATGCTACAATCAGTCAAAAGAAGAATGGTGCATCTTATAACATGCAGCTGGCCTATATTTTCACTGTTGGAATATATTTTGTCATCTGTTTGCTTATCTTGGTGTTCAG CATGGCAAAATCTTTCTGCAGAAACTTTATTAACCCTCAGATGTACTCTGGCAATGCAAGCAAACTTCTCTGCACTTGGGACTTCAACATAACTAATGAAAAAACTGTGAAGTTGCAACAAAAGAATTTCAGCACACAGATAAAG GAAGACCTcgctgaagaaaacaaagaaactctAAATTTTTCTGTAACGGAGAGAATTGTTCGTATTCTTATCCATCTTGGGTCATGGGCTGCTTCCCTGGGAACAGCAGTAGCTGCTTGTGCTGGTATTTACTTCCTCTCCGTTAATAATCTAAAG CTCTTTATGAAAGGGTATAAAAATGAACTGGAAAGCCAAGCTGCCATGTTGGTGCTACCTATTATTACATCCCTCCTCAACGTGTTCATCCCATTCTTCTACTCATGGCTTGGAAACCTGGAGAAATTTCAGAATCCCAAAAGCAAGATATATGTTGCTATTGCCAG AACTATAATCCTGAAAATATCCATTATTGGAATACTGTGCTACTACTGGCTTAACGTTGTGGCTGTGTCGGAGTCACAG TGCTGGGAAACACTGATTGGCCAAGATATCTATCGTCTTGTGGTGGTTGACttcatattttgtttgcttggctCATTCTTTGGAGAATTTTTGCGAAG AATTATTGGAACTACAGTCTGTGTGAGCCTGGGGGTGCCAGAATTTGATATTGGAAGAAGTGTTTTAGATTTGATCTATGCTCAGACATTGACCTG GATCGGTATTCTCTTCTCACCTCTGCTGCCTGGTATCCAGATGATATCATTTTCTATagtattttatgttaaaaag GGCTCCTGGGCCTAA
- the TMC5 gene encoding transmembrane channel-like protein 5 isoform X1 — translation MSYHYNKAFENPDYHFSESLEVDRSRNSEGNQFSHQNPYDSLSYTYQGEHRGRRQNYPPAIPMASLRHNSEYSESLPMASLRHNSEYSESLPRVEVLSRSPYGRSQDNLSFEPEPELAYSPRSAFSPLDDPYNHRFSSESEDSFVRRRNRRPSDIRTFSTLSQATPECSEEEKLVGNLASMSKRERIKAIQKMPETMKRKRDIRNKVLTEITKKSGGCGTQCGCCTHCLRSAKVSFRRFRNTLSEYFHRLNFWHKTLKIIGGEFGTSVLSYFIFLKWLLNFNIFSFLINFGFITIPQFVTAEPNNLSFTGLELLTGAGYFQQTVLYYGFYTNATISQKKNGASYNMQLAYIFTVGIYFVICLLILVFSMAKSFCRNFINPQMYSGNASKLLCTWDFNITNEKTVKLQQKNFSTQIKEDLAEENKETLNFSVTERIVRILIHLGSWAASLGTAVAACAGIYFLSVNNLKLFMKGYKNELESQAAMLVLPIITSLLNVFIPFFYSWLGNLEKFQNPKSKIYVAIARTIILKISIIGILCYYWLNVVAVSESQCWETLIGQDIYRLVVVDFIFCLLGSFFGEFLRRIIGTTVCVSLGVPEFDIGRSVLDLIYAQTLTWIGILFSPLLPGIQMISFSIVFYVKKVSLMRNCQPPRKAWRAAQMTTFFMVLLFFPSFIGVLSVIAVTVWRLKPSKECGPFRGLPSIYTAISEWVKILKNYIDSKWVAWIYYNLITSELFFFILSILIM, via the exons ATGTCTTACCATTACAACAAAGCCTTTGAAAATCCAGACTACCACTTCTCAGAGTCACTGGAAGTTGATAGGAG CAGGAATTCCGAAGGGAATCAGTTCTCTCACCAAAACCCTTACGATTCTTTGTCGTATACTTACCAAGGAGAGCACAGAGGAAGAAGACAGAATTATCCTCCAGCCATACCAATGGCTTCTCTGAGACACAATTCTGAATACAGTGAAAGTTTACCAATGGCTTCTCTGAGACACAACTCTGAATACAGTGAAAGTTTACCAAGAGTTGAAGTCCTGAGCAGAAGTCCATATGGAAGATCCCAAG ATAATCTTTCCTTTGAGCCTGAGCCAGAATTGGCATATAGCCCACGTTCTGCCTTCAGTCCGCTGGATGACCCCTATAATCACAGATTTTCCAGTGAATCAGAAG ACAGCTTTGTTCGGAGACGCAACAGAAGGCCATCTGACATCAGGACATTTTCAACCCTGTCTCAAGCAACTCCGGAGTGCAGTGAAG aagaaaaattagtTGGAAATCTTGCAAGCATGTCCAAGCGTGAAAGGATTAAAGCAATCCAGAAGATGCCAGAAAccatgaaaagaaagagagatatcag GAATAAAGTTCTCACAGAAATCACAAAGAAATCAGGGGGCTGTGGTACTCAGTGTGGCTGCTGTACGCACTGTCTGCGCAGTGCAAAAGTG TCATTTCGGCGATTTAGAAATACCTTGTCAGAATATTTTCACCGACTGAATTTCTGGCACAAGACTCTGAAGATCATTGGTGGAGAGTTTGGAACAAGtgttctttcttattttattttcttgaaatggTTGCTGAATTTCAACATCTTCTCATTCCTCATAAACTTTGGTTTCATCACAATCCCTCAGTTTGTTACAGCAGAACCAAATAATCTTTCATTCACGGGTCTGGAGCTGCTCACTGGAGCT GGTTATTTTCAACAAACGGTACTCTACTATGGCTTTTACACCAATGCTACAATCAGTCAAAAGAAGAATGGTGCATCTTATAACATGCAGCTGGCCTATATTTTCACTGTTGGAATATATTTTGTCATCTGTTTGCTTATCTTGGTGTTCAG CATGGCAAAATCTTTCTGCAGAAACTTTATTAACCCTCAGATGTACTCTGGCAATGCAAGCAAACTTCTCTGCACTTGGGACTTCAACATAACTAATGAAAAAACTGTGAAGTTGCAACAAAAGAATTTCAGCACACAGATAAAG GAAGACCTcgctgaagaaaacaaagaaactctAAATTTTTCTGTAACGGAGAGAATTGTTCGTATTCTTATCCATCTTGGGTCATGGGCTGCTTCCCTGGGAACAGCAGTAGCTGCTTGTGCTGGTATTTACTTCCTCTCCGTTAATAATCTAAAG CTCTTTATGAAAGGGTATAAAAATGAACTGGAAAGCCAAGCTGCCATGTTGGTGCTACCTATTATTACATCCCTCCTCAACGTGTTCATCCCATTCTTCTACTCATGGCTTGGAAACCTGGAGAAATTTCAGAATCCCAAAAGCAAGATATATGTTGCTATTGCCAG AACTATAATCCTGAAAATATCCATTATTGGAATACTGTGCTACTACTGGCTTAACGTTGTGGCTGTGTCGGAGTCACAG TGCTGGGAAACACTGATTGGCCAAGATATCTATCGTCTTGTGGTGGTTGACttcatattttgtttgcttggctCATTCTTTGGAGAATTTTTGCGAAG AATTATTGGAACTACAGTCTGTGTGAGCCTGGGGGTGCCAGAATTTGATATTGGAAGAAGTGTTTTAGATTTGATCTATGCTCAGACATTGACCTG GATCGGTATTCTCTTCTCACCTCTGCTGCCTGGTATCCAGATGATATCATTTTCTATagtattttatgttaaaaag GTCAGTCTGATGAGGAATTGCCAACCTCCTCGCAAAGCCTGGAGAGCTGCTCAAATGACAACGTTCTTCATGgtccttctgtttttcccttccttcattGGAGTTCTGTCTGTCATTGCAGTCACTGTCTGGAG GTTGAAACCTTCAAAAGAATGTGGTCCTTTCCGAGGTCTGCCTTCTATATACACAGCAATCTCTGAGTGGGTAAAGATACTGAAAAATTACATTGATTCAAAATGGGTAGCATGGATCTACTACAACTTAATTACAAGtgaacttttcttcttcatcctctcCATCCTTATCATGTAA